A window of Flavobacterium pisciphilum contains these coding sequences:
- a CDS encoding S24 family peptidase: MNFATTKERIIYFIEQQGVTTKEFLEKTTIKRGFLDSDKLKATVSDVFLAKIIAVYSEINLEWLITGNGSMLKELQSLVTSPVHSIQKANDVLDIRKVPLFNLEKTIGIVPMVNEINLDEEKIIDYISIPNIPSSDGAIYATGDSMHPVLKAGDIITYKKIDINRQKIFFGDLYLLAIKIDDSTTMKTIKLVQQSDLGDDYIKLVSHNQQHPAKDVHLSEITAMGLVRVSIRLHN, translated from the coding sequence ATGAATTTCGCTACTACAAAAGAAAGAATAATATATTTTATTGAGCAACAAGGCGTTACAACAAAAGAATTTTTAGAAAAAACTACTATAAAACGTGGTTTTTTGGATTCTGATAAACTAAAAGCGACTGTTTCTGATGTGTTTTTAGCTAAAATTATCGCAGTTTACTCTGAAATTAACCTCGAATGGCTCATAACAGGGAATGGCTCTATGCTAAAAGAACTACAAAGCCTTGTTACTTCGCCTGTACACAGCATCCAAAAAGCGAATGATGTGCTTGATATTCGAAAAGTTCCTCTGTTTAATCTTGAAAAAACGATAGGTATAGTGCCTATGGTAAATGAGATAAATTTAGATGAAGAAAAAATTATTGATTATATATCAATTCCAAACATACCTTCATCTGATGGTGCAATATATGCCACTGGAGACAGTATGCATCCGGTGTTAAAAGCAGGTGATATTATTACTTATAAAAAAATAGATATAAATCGTCAAAAAATTTTCTTTGGCGATTTATATCTATTAGCTATTAAGATTGATGATAGTACAACTATGAAAACAATAAAATTGGTACAACAATCTGACTTAGGTGATGATTATATTAAGTTAGTAAGCCACAATCAACAGCATCCTGCTAAAGATGTGCATTTAAGTGAAATAACTGCAATGGGGCTTGTACGTGTTTCGATACGCTTACACAACTAA